A window of Pedobacter lusitanus contains these coding sequences:
- a CDS encoding phage portal protein, protein MNWIQKSIANFTGLDKFVNPIFFESYSSRFVDPITDFNEIGDDLRKVALVFANPAVLKVFSLQCNMFALGKMYVYQNGKALKSDPFLDLIKRPNPFQQESQFKWDYMFWKMIGNAYCYGDSKIVTNEGNKLYFLDSSKMVFPEDMLKQRDRIILSKSSIETINNYNIAYNYKYSPATSFKWGNIIHVPDLTNGTGDWFRGHSKLTALYKIISNSDTALDSKNINVRYSGKFLVAGTADPSDVNKLPLSNDEKLTIETKINGHKNVHAIKSMIDIKRFVDNIGNLKLDESYLADYFLIGSMYDIPKEVLEANLQGATFENQEKSRGAHVSYSLQPSGDQLCGELERFFGYTDKSIVIDWEHLPFMQAFAKERAETEKIKTESLLNLMRAGVKIPEINTILDLELTHLDYASAQRTAGQNNRNT, encoded by the coding sequence TTGAACTGGATTCAGAAGTCTATTGCTAATTTTACCGGACTTGACAAGTTTGTCAATCCCATTTTCTTTGAAAGCTATTCAAGCCGATTTGTCGATCCTATAACAGATTTCAATGAGATAGGGGATGATTTACGGAAAGTAGCGTTAGTGTTCGCAAACCCGGCAGTACTTAAAGTATTCTCATTGCAGTGCAACATGTTTGCCCTTGGTAAAATGTATGTTTACCAGAATGGCAAAGCATTAAAATCAGACCCATTTCTGGATTTAATCAAAAGGCCTAATCCATTTCAGCAAGAATCACAGTTTAAATGGGATTATATGTTCTGGAAAATGATCGGTAATGCATACTGCTATGGCGACAGTAAAATCGTAACCAACGAAGGAAATAAGCTTTATTTTCTTGATAGCTCTAAGATGGTTTTTCCGGAGGACATGTTGAAGCAGCGAGATAGGATAATACTATCCAAATCATCAATAGAAACTATAAATAATTATAATATAGCCTACAATTACAAATACTCGCCAGCAACATCTTTTAAATGGGGGAATATTATACATGTACCAGATCTGACTAATGGTACGGGGGACTGGTTCAGGGGGCATAGCAAACTTACTGCGCTCTATAAAATAATTTCAAATTCTGATACTGCTTTAGATAGTAAAAACATAAATGTTAGGTATTCCGGCAAATTCTTAGTTGCTGGTACTGCAGACCCTAGTGACGTTAATAAGTTGCCACTAAGTAATGATGAGAAACTCACTATAGAAACTAAAATAAACGGGCATAAAAATGTCCATGCTATAAAAAGCATGATTGATATTAAACGGTTCGTTGATAACATAGGTAATTTAAAGCTTGACGAGTCTTATTTAGCTGATTATTTCTTGATCGGTTCTATGTACGATATACCAAAAGAAGTATTAGAGGCCAATTTGCAGGGAGCTACTTTCGAGAATCAAGAGAAGTCAAGAGGGGCACATGTTAGTTATTCTTTGCAGCCTTCCGGTGATCAGTTATGCGGAGAGCTTGAAAGGTTCTTTGGTTACACTGATAAGTCAATAGTTATCGACTGGGAGCATCTGCCGTTTATGCAGGCATTTGCAAAGGAAAGAGCTGAAACAGAGAAAATAAAGACGGAAAGCTTATTGAATTTAATGAGGGCAGGGGTTAAGATCCCTGAAATAAACACCATCCTAGATTTAGAATTAACACACTTGGATTATGCATCAGCACAAAGAACAGCAGGACAAAACAATAGAAACACTTGA
- a CDS encoding phage terminase large subunit has protein sequence MIQPTTALRKISGLKKRIKGIQGGQGAGKTYAILQLLCNHASSHPNKEIYVASDELSKMRITVIKDFVKIMNLFGIFERYRWVDGTLYRFPNGSFIKFIGLDKADIGKGLRSDIMFINEGNKVKFDTYRELTSRAKQVIIDFNPNKKFWFHTEVMTRDDCDFIKLTFLDNEFLSTEERSEILRYKKLGYAPGDTEGYAVNENGELIVINQYWANMWRVYGLGEVGQVEGRIYIWKPCTLSFYLSLNVTEYFATDWGKVDPWAIIGLKYHDGNLYTRELNYASENEIERNMSPSLLQSIRGAESGEGDERHDGLVSYMFKKLGIPYDAVIVCDNNRPNKIRSLRRAGWEYAIAVGGKIDLVNRIGVLSGLNIFYTDDSKNIEAEQEGYCYDKDTNGVLLEKPIDQDNHTIDGIAYATQYMFSEGIIKNI, from the coding sequence ATGATACAGCCGACGACAGCACTACGTAAAATATCTGGGCTAAAGAAAAGAATCAAAGGAATTCAAGGCGGTCAGGGAGCTGGTAAAACTTACGCTATCCTGCAATTGCTATGCAACCACGCGTCAAGCCATCCCAACAAAGAGATATATGTAGCATCAGACGAGTTGTCAAAGATGCGTATTACTGTTATAAAGGATTTTGTTAAGATAATGAACCTGTTCGGGATTTTTGAGCGATACAGATGGGTTGACGGAACGCTTTATAGATTCCCTAATGGATCATTCATTAAGTTTATAGGACTCGATAAAGCTGATATAGGCAAGGGCCTTCGTTCTGATATAATGTTTATCAATGAGGGCAACAAGGTTAAATTCGACACTTACAGAGAATTAACATCAAGAGCAAAACAGGTTATCATAGATTTTAACCCGAATAAGAAATTCTGGTTCCATACTGAGGTTATGACTCGTGATGATTGCGACTTCATTAAACTGACATTCTTAGATAACGAGTTCTTAAGTACGGAAGAAAGATCCGAGATCCTCCGTTATAAAAAGCTCGGCTACGCACCAGGTGATACAGAGGGTTACGCTGTAAACGAAAACGGTGAACTGATAGTCATCAATCAGTACTGGGCTAATATGTGGCGCGTATATGGACTAGGTGAAGTTGGTCAAGTAGAAGGGCGTATTTACATCTGGAAACCATGCACATTGAGTTTTTATTTAAGTTTAAATGTAACGGAGTATTTTGCTACTGACTGGGGTAAGGTTGACCCATGGGCAATTATCGGTCTTAAATATCACGATGGTAATCTATACACAAGAGAGCTGAACTATGCCAGCGAAAACGAGATTGAGCGTAACATGTCACCTTCGTTATTGCAATCGATTAGAGGTGCTGAATCAGGAGAGGGTGACGAAAGACATGACGGATTAGTGTCCTATATGTTTAAAAAACTTGGGATACCTTACGACGCTGTAATCGTATGTGATAATAACAGGCCTAATAAGATCAGATCATTAAGGCGGGCCGGTTGGGAATATGCCATAGCAGTTGGAGGGAAGATTGACTTGGTAAATAGAATTGGCGTGCTATCCGGGCTGAATATATTTTATACGGACGACAGCAAGAATATTGAAGCCGAACAAGAAGGCTATTGCTACGATAAAGACACGAATGGCGTGTTGCTTGAAAAGCCAATAGATCAGGATAACCACACAATTGACGGTATTGCCTATGCTACTCAGTATATGTTTTCAGAAGGCATAATCAAAAACATTTAA
- a CDS encoding CHAP domain-containing protein: protein MDKISDLAIKYALSQVGVREATGKNDGPAVESYLSSVGLGKGYSWCMAFVYWCFNKSAKDLSLKNPLYKTGGVLKEWEASTGRKSKVPTVGSVMILDYGKGLGHTGIVYGIDGLYVLTIEGNTNDNGSREGIGVFKKKRLISSAKGFIEF, encoded by the coding sequence ATGGATAAAATCAGTGACTTAGCAATTAAATACGCTTTATCTCAGGTAGGGGTAAGGGAAGCAACAGGGAAAAATGACGGCCCGGCAGTTGAAAGCTACTTGTCTTCCGTTGGATTAGGAAAGGGTTATTCGTGGTGCATGGCTTTTGTTTACTGGTGTTTTAACAAGTCGGCCAAGGATCTTTCTTTAAAGAATCCTCTTTATAAAACTGGTGGGGTACTTAAAGAGTGGGAGGCATCAACAGGACGTAAATCTAAAGTCCCGACGGTTGGTTCGGTTATGATTTTAGATTATGGCAAAGGACTGGGACATACTGGAATAGTTTATGGTATAGATGGACTTTACGTACTAACTATCGAAGGAAATACAAATGATAATGGTAGCCGGGAGGGAATAGGAGTGTTTAAAAAGAAACGTTTAATCAGCTCGGCAAAGGGCTTTATAGAATTTTAA
- the hemF gene encoding oxygen-dependent coproporphyrinogen oxidase: MMLKDKVVEAYKKIQDEISQTLARVDGKGEFEEEIWTREGGGGGRTRVFQHGNVIEKGGVNFSAVYGKLPEAVKKAFKVDNDEFFATGVSIVIHPSNPFVPIIHMNIRYFEMDEQTRWFGGGIDLTPHYVIDNDVRFFHHLLKQTCDEFDTSFYPKFKKQADDYFYIKHREETRGVGGIFYDRLKPENTGLDWDQLFNFSLAVGNSFLPAYTELIERNRNTAFTAAQQEWQYVRRSRYAEFNLVYDSGTKFGLETNGRIESILMSLPPMAKWIYNHQPAENSPEAATLTRLIKGIDWA, translated from the coding sequence ATGATGTTAAAAGATAAAGTTGTAGAAGCATATAAGAAGATCCAGGACGAAATTAGCCAGACATTGGCGCGTGTTGACGGTAAAGGAGAGTTTGAAGAAGAGATCTGGACCAGAGAGGGTGGGGGCGGTGGGCGTACACGCGTTTTTCAGCATGGAAATGTAATTGAAAAAGGTGGAGTTAATTTCTCTGCTGTATATGGTAAATTACCGGAGGCCGTAAAAAAAGCTTTCAAAGTCGATAATGATGAGTTTTTTGCTACTGGTGTTTCTATCGTAATTCATCCTTCCAATCCTTTTGTACCTATTATTCATATGAACATCCGTTATTTTGAAATGGATGAACAGACCAGATGGTTTGGGGGTGGTATAGATTTAACCCCGCATTATGTTATTGATAATGACGTGCGTTTTTTTCATCATTTACTCAAACAAACCTGTGATGAATTTGACACTTCATTTTATCCGAAGTTTAAAAAACAGGCAGATGATTATTTCTATATTAAACACAGGGAAGAAACCCGCGGAGTAGGCGGTATATTTTATGACAGACTAAAACCGGAGAATACCGGTCTTGACTGGGATCAGTTGTTCAATTTTTCTCTTGCTGTAGGAAATTCCTTCCTTCCTGCGTATACTGAGCTGATTGAAAGAAACAGAAATACTGCCTTTACAGCTGCTCAGCAGGAGTGGCAATACGTAAGAAGAAGCCGTTATGCTGAATTTAATCTGGTCTATGATTCGGGTACAAAGTTCGGTTTGGAGACAAACGGAAGAATCGAATCTATCCTAATGAGCTTACCACCAATGGCAAAGTGGATCTATAACCACCAACCCGCTGAAAACAGTCCAGAGGCTGCAACTCTAACCAGGTTAATAAAAGGTATAGACTGGGCTTAA
- a CDS encoding phage major capsid protein → MFKYKNDEELSKMTAAERDEYAADKRTHEKGLLEKLVNDTVEGLKTELTNAQKDEIKTQLAEVLKGREGVSKAEFDEVKEHVAQIKESKSNFGFSVFGDEAMYQEIEKGLVEFLPKVKAEAKKQAGSEKDWDVEMEIKAPVNITTGAITNAAGVNTPVSYVYQQVTDYAEDVRGLEYIIKFLSSGGTNKSTIPFMDKLPNQGTMAITAEGALKPLISISFKLNYSQAQKVSGRAKLSEEALDDIPFIMSTIRNELKYEHDMAVQSAIFTKVASFAPAFVAGGMAASTSTPSNFDAIRASIYAVKIQSKGKFIPNMVLVPSADSYNMGATKDTLGQYVLPTFVLPDGSKISGVQVVEVSDGTVADGSFILGDWNRLHYNLYKVFTIRIGQGINTIDVAGTPTIVSDFESNMYTILGESRFHLWIYENEKVAFVKSTFAAVKTAIEKPAA, encoded by the coding sequence ATGTTTAAATACAAAAACGACGAAGAATTGAGTAAAATGACTGCGGCAGAGCGTGACGAATATGCGGCCGATAAGCGTACTCATGAAAAAGGCTTGCTTGAAAAACTGGTTAACGACACAGTTGAAGGCTTAAAAACAGAATTAACTAATGCTCAAAAGGATGAAATTAAAACTCAGCTGGCAGAAGTGTTAAAAGGTAGAGAAGGAGTATCGAAAGCCGAATTCGATGAGGTGAAAGAACACGTTGCCCAAATTAAAGAATCAAAATCTAATTTTGGTTTTTCTGTATTTGGTGACGAAGCGATGTACCAGGAAATCGAGAAAGGATTAGTAGAGTTTCTACCAAAGGTAAAAGCGGAAGCCAAAAAACAAGCTGGATCAGAAAAGGATTGGGACGTTGAGATGGAAATTAAAGCTCCTGTTAACATTACCACAGGTGCTATTACCAATGCCGCAGGAGTTAATACCCCTGTTAGCTACGTATATCAGCAGGTGACTGACTATGCGGAAGATGTTAGAGGTCTTGAATACATTATTAAATTCCTAAGCTCTGGCGGAACCAATAAGTCTACTATTCCTTTTATGGATAAGCTGCCTAATCAGGGCACAATGGCTATCACTGCTGAGGGAGCGTTAAAGCCATTAATTTCAATTAGTTTCAAACTGAATTACTCTCAGGCTCAAAAGGTTTCAGGTAGAGCTAAATTATCAGAAGAAGCACTAGACGACATTCCTTTTATCATGTCGACTATTAGGAATGAGCTTAAGTATGAACATGACATGGCAGTTCAGTCTGCTATTTTCACTAAGGTAGCTTCTTTTGCGCCAGCGTTTGTTGCCGGTGGTATGGCTGCTTCTACTAGTACGCCATCCAATTTTGATGCTATTAGAGCGTCTATTTATGCTGTTAAAATTCAATCGAAAGGTAAGTTTATTCCAAACATGGTATTGGTTCCTTCTGCAGATTCATACAACATGGGGGCGACTAAAGATACACTTGGGCAATATGTCCTGCCAACCTTTGTTTTGCCTGATGGATCTAAAATTTCAGGAGTACAGGTTGTTGAAGTATCTGATGGAACTGTTGCTGATGGATCTTTTATTCTGGGTGACTGGAATAGATTACACTATAACTTATACAAAGTGTTTACCATCCGAATTGGTCAGGGTATCAACACAATTGACGTAGCGGGCACGCCGACAATTGTATCAGATTTTGAGAGTAACATGTATACCATACTTGGAGAAAGCCGCTTCCACTTATGGATTTATGAAAATGAAAAAGTGGCATTTGTTAAATCAACTTTTGCAGCTGTTAAAACTGCAATTGAAAAACCAGCAGCATAA